AACCAAAACCCAGACCAGGACGATCCACAACTCCTCTCGCTTCTCGAAGGACGATCGTGTCCTGCCTGTGCAACAGGCGAACTCGAGTGCAGCCAGTACAAGGACAACAGGGCGGCAGTCTGTGATAGTTGCGGAACGCCCCAGGCGCAGGTCTGGTCGTCGTGACAGCCCGCCCCGGTGGGCTCGAAACACAGCTCAGCAAGGATAGCACGTCAGTTCGCGGTAGTGACGCCGCTTTTCACACGGGCGAGTTTTGATAGTTGTGTCCAACGACGAGGGCGACGACGTTGACGGCGATGAGTCCCAGAAAGAGCGAAAATTGTGTAATCGAGTCGATGCCGGTGAGAAAGACCGGCAGGTAGACGATCGGGAGGAGCGTGCCGAGCCAGAAACTGATCATCGTGACGGTGCTTCCAAGGTGCATTGACTAGCGCATCGAATCGAGGTCGACGAACGAGCCTTCGATCGCCGAGATCCAGTTTGTCATGAGCTCTTCTTCGGGTGCGTCAGCGGGGAATAGTGCACACTCGTCTGCCTCTGGACCGTTATCGATCGTTACGTGGTCGAGTTCGACCGAGGGTGTTGGTCCGTCTCGCTCAGTGAGAGGTTCGTGATCGTGAGCGGTCTGATCGGGCTGATCGGGCTGATCGGGCTGGTCAGCACGGTCTGGAGTTCGTGGAGACGTCTCGCTTTCGCCGTCGGTTTCGGCCGGCTGTGCATCACCGAACTCGGTATCGGACGACCAGTTGTCAGCATCGTATGTCATGGTGTGCAGGCGTCGAGTGATCGCGCCATTGGCGAGCAGACGGAGGACACCTATTGTTATCGAGACTCTAATCGGCGCAAACGGAATCCTGACAGTCACTTTTCTCCGATTCGGACGATTCAATACCGCGTGGGAGAACGTAATAGGACCTGATCTGTACGAATCCGTTATGGTGTTGATGAGTGGCGATAGGCAGTGCATATCCGGGTTGGTTCCGACCGACAATGTCGAATTGAACGGGCAGCGCGAACCGGCTTCCACTATCCAGGGTGCTATCTACGACGAGACGACGAGACGACGAGACGACGAGACGACGAGACGACGAGACGACGAGACGACGAGACCGTCCGAACGGTTTCAGTACGGATGAACGGTCCGACAGCCGATGTCGAGAAAACGATAGTGAATTTGGAACCATCGTTTCGAACGGAGCAGAATTGAAACGCGAAATCGGCAGCGAGAGTCTCACGTTTCTTTCTTCCTTCCTTTCCCTTCCCAGCTCTTCTCGTCCCCGCTTCCTTTCCCTTACCGTGCACCGAGGACCATCGTCTCGGTCGTCTCTTCGCTGTCGCGCCGGAGCGTGAGCTCGAGTGTGTCGCCGGGGCTCGTTTCGAGCGCGAGGTGTGTCGAGAGCGCGTGGCGGTCCGGAATCGGTTCCCCGTCCATCTTGAGGATGACATCGCCACCGACAGGAATGGGTTCTCCCCCGCGTCGTGTCCGTGTATGTGACCCCTGAAGCGTACCATGTGCAGGCTGGCGCGGACGGACCTCGTCGATGATGACACCGGTCGCCTCAGGAAGGTCGTTCTCCTCGGCGACAAACCGGTCGACGGTCATGAGCGTGATACCCATGAACGAGTGATCGTACTCGCCGTCTTCGATGAGCGCGGGCACGACGCGTTGGGTCAGCGCTGCCGAAATCGCAAACCCAATGTTGTCACCGCCGGCTGCGTTGACGACGCCGACGACGTTGCCGTTCATGTCGACGAGCGGGCCGCCGCTGTTGCCTGGATTGACACCGGCGTCAGTCTGGACGACGTTCGGGAACGAGAAGTCACGATCCGGTGCGTCGACCGTTCGATCGATGCCACTGACAATCCCCTGTGACATCGACCCCTCGAGACCGTATGGATTGCCGATAGCAAGCACCTGCTGGCCAGCAACTGGCCGCTGTTCGGAGAGCGTAAGCGGTGTCGCAGTATCTGGGACGTGGTCCACCTCGAGGACGGCCAGGTCACTGTAGGTATCCCTGCCGACGACGCGAGTCGTCGTCCAATCACCGTTGATGTACTGGAGGTCGACCTCTTGTCCGCCAGCGACGACGTGTTCGTTCGTGACCACATGAGTGTCGTCGATGAGAAAGCCCGAACCCTGGCCGCGCCCCGGAGAGTCAGATAGCGGGCTGTCGACGCCGAAGACGCGGACCTGGGTGACAGAGTCGATGACCGACTCGTAGATGTCGGTGTACGTCGAGCCATCGGCGCGGTTGTCGTGGTCGATTTCGTGCGACGACCCACCCTCGATCGAACTTGCGTTGTTGGGTTCTGAACAGCCGGCAACGACGCCGGCGAGTCCAGCCCCCGCTGCCGCCAGAAACTGTCGTCGGTCCAGCCGAGAATCGTTCATACGAGACGGATAGCACTCGACCTATTTTGTAGTACCGAGGACTGCCGCCGCAAACCGACGGGTCGGGCGAGCACCAATCACCGAAGGGAAAACGTGTTACCCGCGGCCCCCCGACAAATGGGCATGACGACGCTCGAGAACGCCCGTGCGCTGCTCGCGACGGGTCCACTCTGTAACTCCTGTCTCGGTCGGCCCTTCGCCGATCGGAGTTTCGGATTGACGAACGCCGAACGCGGCCGGGCACTCCGGACGACCATCGCGCTGGCAGACGATACGGACTACGAACCCGACGACCCTGAGACGTGCTGGGTCTGTGAAGGCTACTGCGGCACGTTCGACGCCATCGCCGACACCATCGTCGACGCTCTCGGAGACGTCCACTTCGAAACCTACCAGGTCGGCACACAGGTCTCTCCGCTGGTCGAGGAGAACGACCGTCTACTCCGAGAAGACGCCGGACTTGACCCCGAGGTCGGCGAATCCCTCAAGCGCGAGATGAACCGCGAGGTCGGCCGCCGCGTCGGCGCAAAAAGCGGCGCAGAGGTCGACTTCGACCGACCAGACGTACTCGCCGTCATCGACCTCGACGGCTTCGACTCGTTCGAGGCACTCGAGTCCGACTCCGTCACAAGCCACGCGGTAGACGTCCAGATCAACCCGGCGTTCGTCTACGGCCGGTACCGCAAGCTCGAACGGGACATTCCGCAGACGGAGTGGCCCTGCCGAGAGTGTGGCGGCAGCGGCGTCCAGCTCGGCGACGACGGCGAGGAGCCCTGTGACTACTGTGGCGGCTCGGGCTACATGTACGACACGAGCGTCGAGCAGGTCGTTCGCCCGCACGTCGTCGAGGCGATGGACGGCGACGAGGGAACCTTCCACGGTGCGGGCCGCGAGGACGTCGACGCCAGGATGCTCGAGGAGGGTCGTCCGTTCGTCCTCGAGGTGAAGCGACCGCGCGAGCGCACGCCCGACGTGGCCGCACTCGAGTCCGAGATCAACGAGGCCGCGGAAGGTGCGGTCGAAGTCGAGGGACTGCGCCTCGCGACCTACGAGATGGTCGAGCGCGTCAAGGAACACGACGCGAGCAAGCACTACCGCGCGGATGTCGAGTTCAGCGACCCGGTCGAAGAGGACGACTTCGAGACAGCACTCGAGGAACTCCGCGGGACGACGGTCGAGCAGGACACGCCACAGCGCGTCGACCACCGCCGAGCGGCGCTCACCCGCGAGCGGACAGTGTACGACACCGAGGGAGAACTCCGCGAGCCAACGCAAGCGGAGGTCCGGATTCACGGCGAGGGCGGGCTCTACATCAAGGAGCTCATCAGCAGCGACGAGGGGCGCACGGTGCCGAGTCTGGCGGGGCTACTCGAGACGGATGCAGTCGTGACGGCACTGGACGTGACGGGTGTCGAGGGTGAGCACGAGCCGTTCGAGATGAAGATGTACTTCCGGGACGAGCCGCGGTCTGACGCCTGAATCGCTGTTGCTCGCGTAACTGTTGTGACTCGTGTTCTGCGTGCACGGTCAGGGATTCTTCCCGCGGCTATCGTCACCGAGTTCCTCGAGTCGGTCGAGTTCGGCCTCCGCCTCTGCTGACCGGCGGTGCTGAGGAGAGGTAATCGCCTCGCCCGAGCCCTCGATGCGCTCGTCGGCGTCCTCGACGGCAAAGCGCTCACGCAGCCGCGTGAGGGCGGCTCGGAACATGTACCGTGGCTTCAACTCCAGGAATAAAAAATCTCTCGACGACACGTCTCGTGTTCGGTACTGGATGTCTCGCGCCCGGTACTGTCCTCGTCCAAATGAGCACGCAAAAGTGCACGCAAGAGAGCGCGCAAACGCAACCGTTTAGCAGTCGGGCGCAGATCCACAGCCTATGCCAATCGGCGTCGACGAAGCGGGAAAGGGACCCGTGCTGGGATCGATGTTCGCCGCAGCCGTCCACGTCGAGCGCGAGACAGTGCTTCCCGACGGTATCGCGGACTCGAAGCGCCTCACACCCGCTCGACGCGACGAACTCGCCGCCACGCTACGCGAGGACGACCGGATCGGCGTCGGCGTCGCCGAAATCACGACCGCCCAGATCGACGACCCCGAGACGGACATGAACTCACTCAGCGTGCGGGCGCACGCCGAGGCGATCGAGGCCGTCGCGGCCGATACCGTGCTTGAGGCACCCATAACTGGGCTCTGTGACGCCTGCGACACCGACGCCGATCGGTTCGCGCGCCGAGTCGCAGATCGGTGTGGACTCGAGTGCACCATCAGCGCGGAACACGGGGCGGACGACGACTCACCAATCGTCGGTGCGGCGAGTATTATCGCGAAAGTAGAGCGGGATACGCACGTCGAGTCGGTTTCGGCCGCGTTCCCCGACTGCGGCCCGGTGGGCAGCGGCTATCCGAGTGATCCGAACACGCGTGCGTTCCTCGAGTCGTACGTCGACGCCCACGGCGAGTTGCCCGCCTGTGCTCGCGAGTCGTGGTCGACCTGCGAGGACGTGCTCGCGGCGGCGGAACAGACGGGACTCGGGCAGTTCTAGGCGGTCGTTGGAACCGACAACGCGCGCTCGCTTTTATATCACTGTTCGTGGGCCGAACAGGCCGTGCTCGGCGTTCTCACCCTGCTCGCACTCGCTGTCGTCGCCACAGTCGTCGTCTGGCAGGGGAGTATCTGGCTCGAGTCGGCCACCGACCAGCTCGCGGTCGGCTACGGCATCCCGCCCGTCGTGCAGGGCGCGGTTATCGCCGCCGCCGGCTCGAGTACCCCCGAGTTGATGAGCGTCATCCTCGCGACGCTCGTTCACGGCGAGTTCGAACTCGGCGTCGGGGCGATCGTCGGCTCGGCGGTGTTCAACCTGCTTGTCATCCCCGGACTCGCCGCGCTCGCCGGTCCAAAAGAGATGGCGACCACCCGTGACCTCGTCTACAAGGAATCGCTGTTCTACATGCTCGCCGTCGCAGTCCTGTTGCTGACGTTCTCACTCGCCGTGATCTACTCCCCACTCGAGGGCACAGGGCTGCAGGCCGAGGTCACCCGCGGGTTGGCGCTGTTCCCGCTTTCACTGTACGCGCTGTACGTCTTCACGCAGTATCTGGATGCGACGGAGGACGAACTGCGACCCGACGCGAACATCGACCGGGCCAGGGCGTGGCGCTGGTTCGGCCTTGGACTGGTGGTCATCATCGTCGGCGTCGAGGGACTCGTTCGTGCGGCGATCGGGCTCGGCAACGCCTTTGGAACTCCGGCGTTCCGCTGGGGGATGACCGTCGTCGCGGCGGGCTCGAGCGTCCCCGACGCGTTCGTCAGCATCGTCGCCGCGCGCTCGGGTCGCGCCTCGGTCAGCCTGGCGAACGTGCTCGGGAGCAACATCTTCGACCTGCTGGTGGCGGTGCCGGTCGGCGTCCTCATCGCTGGTGCGCTCGCGATCACGTTCGCACACATCGTTCCGATGATGGCGTTTCTCGTGCTCGCGACCGTTGTCTTCTTCGCGATTTCTCGGACCGGTATGTTGCTCTCGGAGCGAGAGGTCTGGCTCCTGCTCGGATTCTATGGCCTGTTCGTGAGCTGGCTGGTACTCGAGAGTGTCGGGCTGGTGAACGTGGTGCCGACGTGAGCCGAGCCAGTGGGTATCTTTGGCTGCACACTGGCGCTAGAGGGATTGCAGCGGCAGTCTGACCGCTCTTGCTGGTTCCCGTGGTCTCTCGAGTACGATGCCGGTCTGTACGCAGTGTGAGAATCCCGTCTCGATCGATTTCGTACAGGCACACGGTAACGGAGAGACCGTCGACTGGTGTCCACGATGTCGTACTGGGTGAGACGTCCGAGACTGCTGGAGAATCTCGTTGTCGATCCGAAAGTGAAAATAGAGCCATCGGAGTCGTCGAAGCTGAGGGGTGTTGGAGCCGCCTGATGTCGGAGCCGCTTACTTGTCCGTCAGGAGCCGCTGTAGGATGTTCCCGTAGGCGGGACGGGTGACGAGCACGCCGATCAGCACGCCGAGGATCGTGATGATCGCGAAGCCACGGAGGTCGCCGAGACTCATCACGGCGAGTGGGGACATCGCGATGATCGTCGTCGCGGCGGCGGCTCCGATGACCCAGAACGCCTTGCGGAAGCGCGACTCGAAGACCCGCTGGGAGCTCACCTCGCCGTCGTCCATCACCTCGTCGGCGATGATGACGAGGTCGTCCACCCCCGTCCCGACGACGGCGATGAACCCGGCGACGTGCGAGAGATCGAGTGGCATCCGGATCATCGCGGCGAAGCCAAGCAGGATGAGCACCTCGGACATCGCAGTGAGGACCATCGGCGCGGCCACGCGCGGATTCCGGTAGCGCAGGAAGACCATGCCGCTGACGGTCAGCACCGAGAGGATCCCGATCAGCAGCGAGTAGGTCTTGAACTGATCTGCGAGCGCCGGCTCGACGCTGAACGTCTGCTGGCGGTCGAAGTCGAGCGGCGCGGTCAGCGCACCGGATTCCAGATTGACTGCGAGCTGGTGGGCGTCCTGCTGGGTAGGCGTGATCATCTCGAACGTCGGATCGTTTGCCCACTCGCCGGATGCCATGTTGCTTCCGAGGCGGTCACCCATACTGTGTGCGTCGACGACCTCGCCGTCGACCATCGTCAGGAGACACCACTGTGGCTGGTCGTGATCGAAGTCGAACTCGCCGGCTTCGCGGTCCTGGATGCCACACTGCTGAATCCCTTCTGAGGTGAAGCCGTACTCGTTCATCGCGGCCTGATACTCGGAGGCCGCGCTGTTGCCGTCAGCATCTTCAGTGTCGTCGACGGTGACCGGGACGTAGTTGTAGCCTTGCTCGTCGTTGTACGAGGCGACACCTATCCTGCTGAAGTCGTCTTCTCCGTGCAGGACAGTCTCGTTCGTCTGGTTACCGTCCTCGTCCGGGTAGTACGCCTGAACCTGCACGTCACCGCGGTCGGCGAGCAGTTCACGCAGTTCCTCCGGACTCATGCCGGGAACCTCGGTCACGATGTAGTAACTACCCTCGACGGTAGCCTCCTGGTACACCTGTCCGCCGGAGAGGCCGGCCTCGTTGACGCGCTGCTCGATCGTTTGCACCATCCGGTCCCGGGTTTCCTGCGTGACACCGTTCTCGACATCGTCCTCGCTCACGTCGGCATCGTACTCCGCGATGACGGCTGCGAAGTCGGCTGCGCTAACGTCATCGACGAACACTTCGGCCGTATAGCGGTCCTCGTCCTCGTGATGGCGAACCGTCGCATCGGCCGTCTCGAGACCGAGTTCGGTGTACAGCGATGACTCTAACTCGGAGTGTTGCTCGGATTCGAGATCGATGTTGTCGACCATCATTCCCGTCGGAGGCGCACTCACGCGTGTGCCGCCGTCGAGTCCGATACCGTACTCGATATTCGACATGCTCTCCTCGATGGTCTGGTTCTCCTCGTCTTCCTCGAGGTCGCCAGCGAGGGAATCGTCCGCCATGATGCCGCCAGGGATGAACAGTGCGACGAGCGCGAACGCGATGAATATCGCGAGCAGGAGGATCCGCCAGTACTCCTTGACGAACCCGATCGGATTCGCGCTCATGATCGCACCCCGTGGAACTTGTACCACCGAAGGAGACTGAGGTTCAACAGGTACGTGTTCATAAGGTCTGCTGCGAGGCCGATGAAGAGGATGATCCCGATCGACGCGAGCAGTTCGACGCCGAACAGCGTGGCGGCGATTCCCATAACGAGCATCGCAGCCATCGAGGTCACGGTCATCGTCACACCCGTCCGCGTCGCACGGTAGGTGCTCTCGTAGAAGTCACCGCCGCGTCTGAGGATGTGCGTGTTCAACAGGATGTCCGAGTCGACCGAGTATCCGATCAGCATCAGGAGGGCGGCAACCGTCCCGAGCGAGAGTGGAATGTCTGCAACCGACATGAACGCGAGCGGGATCATAATGTCCGAAAACGCCGACGCGACGATTGCGATCGACGGCACGAACGTTCGAAAGAGCAAGAACGCGAGCACGCTCATGCCGGCGAACGCGACGCCGAGACCGAGCAGCGCGGTCTGCTGGGTCTGTGCTGCGAAGCTCGGTGACGCCGTCGATTCTTGCTGGACGATTTCGTTATCGCCATCCTGGGCGAGTTCCGTCTCGGCTTGACTACTCAACTCCTGAATCGCGTCCTGGTCCTCGATACCGGCAAACTGAACGGTGTACTGGTTCTCGACGCCAGGTGCCTGAATTCCCTGCACGGAGTCCGGCTCAACGCTGAACGCTTCTTCAATCTCCGCCTGTGAAGACGTCGTCTGGACCGTCAGCTCTGCACCGCCTGCGAAGTCCATACCGAGCGGGACCGGCGTGCCGGTCAGGAGAAACGAACCGCTCAGAATGAGCAACGCGACGGCGAGGACTGCAAGTGGTACCGCCGCAAGTTGGCGGTTCGTGTACCGGGTGTACGATATGTCCGGTACGTCGAAATACCCCATATATCGGACTACTAGTAAGCGATTGAAGTAAGCCTTCTCAATTTCTCCTGTCGGTTTCGAAGAACGATCACCTGAAACCACAGCACGCTCAAGCACCTCGAGACCGTATCTGCGTCCATGACGACACACACAGAGACGGAGCGTTCCGACAGTCGCGATCGAACCGGACGCGACCCCGCGACACGCGTCGTCGTCTCCTACCCCGAGGACCTCTCGGAGTGGGGACGATTCCAGGTCGAAAAGCCGTCGTTCCGTGCGTTCCTCCGGAAAACCCGCGACCACGCCCGCGAAGGCGACGAGTGGGAAGAGTTCGTCGGCGTCGGCTGCTGTGGCAACTCACTCGATGTCCCGCTCCGTGTCGAATCGATCGAAGGCGGCACCGCGATCAACGAGCACACCGAAATCAGCTATACGGTTCGCGAGGCGTGTGGCATTCAGGGTAGCTGGCGCGTCCAGAGCAAGGGTGGGCCAAACCAGGCCTAAAACGGGCCTAAAACCGGGCTACTCTGGTAACGCAGACCACCCACACACACCACTCAATCCGGGAGATACCGCACACTCAAC
The DNA window shown above is from Natrialba magadii ATCC 43099 and carries:
- a CDS encoding preprotein translocase subunit SecD, whose product is MSANPIGFVKEYWRILLLAIFIAFALVALFIPGGIMADDSLAGDLEEDEENQTIEESMSNIEYGIGLDGGTRVSAPPTGMMVDNIDLESEQHSELESSLYTELGLETADATVRHHEDEDRYTAEVFVDDVSAADFAAVIAEYDADVSEDDVENGVTQETRDRMVQTIEQRVNEAGLSGGQVYQEATVEGSYYIVTEVPGMSPEELRELLADRGDVQVQAYYPDEDGNQTNETVLHGEDDFSRIGVASYNDEQGYNYVPVTVDDTEDADGNSAASEYQAAMNEYGFTSEGIQQCGIQDREAGEFDFDHDQPQWCLLTMVDGEVVDAHSMGDRLGSNMASGEWANDPTFEMITPTQQDAHQLAVNLESGALTAPLDFDRQQTFSVEPALADQFKTYSLLIGILSVLTVSGMVFLRYRNPRVAAPMVLTAMSEVLILLGFAAMIRMPLDLSHVAGFIAVVGTGVDDLVIIADEVMDDGEVSSQRVFESRFRKAFWVIGAAAATTIIAMSPLAVMSLGDLRGFAIITILGVLIGVLVTRPAYGNILQRLLTDK
- the secF gene encoding protein translocase subunit SecF gives rise to the protein MGYFDVPDISYTRYTNRQLAAVPLAVLAVALLILSGSFLLTGTPVPLGMDFAGGAELTVQTTSSQAEIEEAFSVEPDSVQGIQAPGVENQYTVQFAGIEDQDAIQELSSQAETELAQDGDNEIVQQESTASPSFAAQTQQTALLGLGVAFAGMSVLAFLLFRTFVPSIAIVASAFSDIMIPLAFMSVADIPLSLGTVAALLMLIGYSVDSDILLNTHILRRGGDFYESTYRATRTGVTMTVTSMAAMLVMGIAATLFGVELLASIGIILFIGLAADLMNTYLLNLSLLRWYKFHGVRS
- a CDS encoding HVO_A0556 family zinc finger protein, with the translated sequence MAKSRSGQHDAGQSRDQGQGQDQNQNPDQDDPQLLSLLEGRSCPACATGELECSQYKDNRAAVCDSCGTPQAQVWSS
- a CDS encoding DUF7511 domain-containing protein — translated: MTYDADNWSSDTEFGDAQPAETDGESETSPRTPDRADQPDQPDQPDQTAHDHEPLTERDGPTPSVELDHVTIDNGPEADECALFPADAPEEELMTNWISAIEGSFVDLDSMR
- a CDS encoding sodium:calcium antiporter produces the protein MLGVLTLLALAVVATVVVWQGSIWLESATDQLAVGYGIPPVVQGAVIAAAGSSTPELMSVILATLVHGEFELGVGAIVGSAVFNLLVIPGLAALAGPKEMATTRDLVYKESLFYMLAVAVLLLTFSLAVIYSPLEGTGLQAEVTRGLALFPLSLYALYVFTQYLDATEDELRPDANIDRARAWRWFGLGLVVIIVGVEGLVRAAIGLGNAFGTPAFRWGMTVVAAGSSVPDAFVSIVAARSGRASVSLANVLGSNIFDLLVAVPVGVLIAGALAITFAHIVPMMAFLVLATVVFFAISRTGMLLSEREVWLLLGFYGLFVSWLVLESVGLVNVVPT
- a CDS encoding S1C family serine protease; this encodes MNDSRLDRRQFLAAAGAGLAGVVAGCSEPNNASSIEGGSSHEIDHDNRADGSTYTDIYESVIDSVTQVRVFGVDSPLSDSPGRGQGSGFLIDDTHVVTNEHVVAGGQEVDLQYINGDWTTTRVVGRDTYSDLAVLEVDHVPDTATPLTLSEQRPVAGQQVLAIGNPYGLEGSMSQGIVSGIDRTVDAPDRDFSFPNVVQTDAGVNPGNSGGPLVDMNGNVVGVVNAAGGDNIGFAISAALTQRVVPALIEDGEYDHSFMGITLMTVDRFVAEENDLPEATGVIIDEVRPRQPAHGTLQGSHTRTRRGGEPIPVGGDVILKMDGEPIPDRHALSTHLALETSPGDTLELTLRRDSEETTETMVLGAR
- a CDS encoding tRNA pseudouridine(54/55) synthase Pus10, producing the protein MTTLENARALLATGPLCNSCLGRPFADRSFGLTNAERGRALRTTIALADDTDYEPDDPETCWVCEGYCGTFDAIADTIVDALGDVHFETYQVGTQVSPLVEENDRLLREDAGLDPEVGESLKREMNREVGRRVGAKSGAEVDFDRPDVLAVIDLDGFDSFEALESDSVTSHAVDVQINPAFVYGRYRKLERDIPQTEWPCRECGGSGVQLGDDGEEPCDYCGGSGYMYDTSVEQVVRPHVVEAMDGDEGTFHGAGREDVDARMLEEGRPFVLEVKRPRERTPDVAALESEINEAAEGAVEVEGLRLATYEMVERVKEHDASKHYRADVEFSDPVEEDDFETALEELRGTTVEQDTPQRVDHRRAALTRERTVYDTEGELREPTQAEVRIHGEGGLYIKELISSDEGRTVPSLAGLLETDAVVTALDVTGVEGEHEPFEMKMYFRDEPRSDA
- the rnhB gene encoding ribonuclease HII, with product MPIGVDEAGKGPVLGSMFAAAVHVERETVLPDGIADSKRLTPARRDELAATLREDDRIGVGVAEITTAQIDDPETDMNSLSVRAHAEAIEAVAADTVLEAPITGLCDACDTDADRFARRVADRCGLECTISAEHGADDDSPIVGAASIIAKVERDTHVESVSAAFPDCGPVGSGYPSDPNTRAFLESYVDAHGELPACARESWSTCEDVLAAAEQTGLGQF